From Mastacembelus armatus chromosome 9, fMasArm1.2, whole genome shotgun sequence:
ttagaattaaaaaaaaaaacccaggtAATATGGTTAGAACAAACATAAGAAACACTGCATTTTAACAAGAGGCATTACAAAAAAAGACCACAAATATGTTTTGACTTAATTGTGTAAATGTACAGGAGTGATGATGTTCATCACAAGCTGCTTAGAAACGATGTGGAAGTGTAACCATGTCAGTTAAATCATAGTGGAGCAACATTACTCATACACAGGCAcaaagaaatggaagaacagtTGGTGGCCAGTCCAGTGGCAAACTCAGCGTTTGTTTCTGTCACCAAACACACTTAATATAACATCAGCCATCAATAATCAGCACTAAAGCCACTGATTTAATATTATGAGGAGGATGATGACTGAATACCTTTGAATGAATAGAACTGTTGACTTGGAATTGGCCAAACAGATCGTTTTAACAACTAGACCATACTTGTATCTAAGATAATAAAACTGAAGATGTGGGATCCTCTTGGAGAGGATATCAAATGAggaattttcattttttaactctaaataaataaatgtgacagcatgacaaaatataaacaaccATCAAATAAAGAGCAAAGAATAAAGCTATGGTATATAAAGTGTTAATCTGCAAAAGCACTTCTGTGCTGATGGGAAAATGCCAAATGTTGGCAGCAAttgttaaaaaggaaaaagaagggGCTAAAAGTGCCTTTGTGGATAAAACTCCACTCTCCCTCTATTGGCCTGAgtaaagttattttattatgattGCTGCTGTTCTGCGTCATTGTTATTTTCCACCACCATGTTGTTAAGCGGTCTTGATGATTTGGAGATGGTGTTTTGAAGCCCCACTTGAGCCAGTCCCTCTTCTGTGTTTGTCCATGAGCTCATTGACTCATGCACTGTTACAGTGTGCTCCTCCATCTGCTTTTGCAGACTGTCCATCTCCTCCctaagaggaaagaaaaacattacatgtattttggcatttgaaaaactgttcagcaccacaggaaaaaaaagcttcatGTAGGTGTGACGGTGTTTAAGCCAATCATTTCATCAGAACAGCAGACTCACTTCAGCTGCCGCAGACAGTTGTGCAGGTTGTTGAGGGGCTCCTTGTTGACAGATGTTGATGGTTTCAGCAACTCATCCAGCAGGGAAGCAGGCACTGGGCAATCTGGGATCTTAACTGGCGTCACTGGGTTGGATGGATTTCCCTCACTCTTTAAGTCCATacgctgctgcttcaataacaTAACAATGTATTTAGTAATTTATCTTCAGCAGACTTCAGTGACAAGTAATACCTTCTGAACTTACAACACTGGGCTTTAAATCTTTCTAAAGAGAGGGTGTTGGCTCTGTAAGCACAACTCATACTGTTAAAATGAATGGGTGCACATCTTGATGTTGTGACTTATGTTGTATGGCATACCAATACCAGAAAGGCATCACAATATTATATTACCAGGTAGCTCTCTAGTGAATCAGTACAATAGTCTCTGAAAAGGCTAAACCTATCCCAGGAGAACCTTTaacagggaagaaaaaaaaacaaaaaaaaaaaaacaggtgtgcTACCTTCCTTAGACGGCTCTGTTTGAGGTCCTGTTTGAGTTGctggttctgcagcaggactgtCTTCATGCTGTTCCTCAGCTCACCTACTTTGGCCTGCAGCATGAACTTGTCCTTTCTGGTGCTGCTCAGCTCCTCCTGCACTGACTCCAGCTCCACTTTGATGTTCTGAAACCGAGAAATCAACTATAAACGTGTTTGAATAGGGAAAAGTGGCATTAATGTGTCCATGTTTTACAATGAAGTGTATTCTTGCCTGTAGAGCTGTCTGTAGGTTGTCCAGCTCCCTGTGGTGGCACTGCTCCATCATCTCCACCTGCTGTTTCTGAGCGTCCAtctccctctgcctctgctCCACCTCCCACTTCAGGTCCTCAACCTGTCAGGTTCAGTCAATATTAGTCATCAGTTATTCCCCAATAACAACACATGTTGGGTCAAACTAAGGCTCAAATTTGGAGAATGGGAACCCCAAAGCTAGTCATGAAAACCCTAAATGATAAATGGTTAGCATGTCTTACAAAAAAAACTCAGGCtaataacaaaaaaagtaaaacaatagaGAATAGAGCAAATTGTGTCATGTTTAGCACATCTAAGGCAGATGATCATGGCTTCCCTTTGTCAGGATATTTAAATCAGCAACACTACTTACCTCTTGGTGAGTGAGGGGCCGTTTGGCCAGTTCCTCGTCCAGTTGTTTCTGGAGTATCTGGAGTTGTGAGTGAGCCTCAGCCAACTCCTCTTGGAACCTAGAAACCTCCTGAGTGTGCTGCTCATCCTGAGCCCTGCAAAGTATGATATTCACAATAACTGCCTTGtgaaaaaatgattttacaacacaaaataatgtttttataaagttaTTTTCCAAAAGGCATTGTTTTATTCATCAGGTAAatgcacatactgtagtttatttGCTTCTTTCTGCAGAGCTTTGACCAGGTCCTCTTTGGCCTGCAGGTCCTTCTTGATCTCTGACAGCTCCAGCATAGCTGCCCTGTAATGCCTTCTATTGTGGGCCGCCTCAGACTTTGCTGCTGCCACCTAACAGATACATTACATTATACATAATCAAAAGGACTAAAACCAAACCCTCCAGTTCTAACACAGCTGACAAAAAGATGAAAGATACAGGCTTCCTATTGATCCATGTAACAAACAAATTTTTCAAACAtccacatttttaataaaattattttaaaaagtggcaTACTTATTTAAAAggtaaaatgaaaagcagaaaatactAATTCCTAATAAACGGCATCAAGCTTTTACCTCTTCTTTTAGATCCTTGActttggttttctctttttccaagGCAAGCTGAAGAGTTTGTACCACCTGCTTCATTTGCtggtcctcctcctctttacGCTTCAAAACAGCTTGCACCTACACAAAGTATGAATTTAGAAACTTCCAAACAttttataatcaaataaatataatggTATAAGATAAACCAAGTTTTGAACCTGTAAGTTGAGCTGTACAAGATCTGCTTCTCTCTTAGCTAAGGCAGACTCCAAAATGTTGGCATGCTCCCGCAGTGCATTGTGGGACTGTGCTAATCCAGCCAATTTCCCTTTTTCATGCTCCAGTTCAAGTGCCAGCTTCTTGTTGGCATCTTCTAACTTCCGGATCCTTTTCTTGAAGCATCGTGACTCCTGAAGCTGTAAAAATCATTTCATGCCATTAATGCAATCTAACTTGCTTGAATCAAGGGATTTCAGTGTAAACATGCTGCTCATAGACAATTGTGGATCAATATCATGAgatggaaaaagtaaaaatacaggAAAGATCATTTTCTGTTAGACAAAAATACTGCACCCAAGAAAAACTCATTCACCTCGTCCTCAAGCTCCAGGACCTTCTCCTGGTACTCCTCCAGCTCTGTGGAGGTGAGGGTGATCActtcctgcagctccttctcAAGCATAATCTTGCTATTGGTCACAGCCTGCAGCTCAGCCTCCAGAGTATCAATCTTCGCCTGGATGacaaaaccacacaacacatttcaaataCTGTAACCACTCAGGATCATTCACAAGGAAATGAAATCCTATATGTCGTTATGGTAAAGAAATATGAGCTAGGGACAAGGGTGGACTACAGAATATCCTATTAATTATAGTGAAAACAGCAATTTGGtttcaataaaaagaaaaaaaaaaaaactccttcaCTACACTACAACATGCAGTGTCAAACTATGCTTGATGAGAATTTTCTGAGGAATTGTAAAGGTCTGGCAGGTTTCTACAGTACCTGTAAGGCCTGGCTGTTTCCTCCATCTGACACCTGTGCTTTGAGTTTGACGAGCTCAGCCTCAGCCGTCTCTTTGTCAGTCAGGGCCTCTTGGAGCCTTCTGCTCAGGATGCCCACAGCGTTTTCATATGCCTTGTGTTTAGCCTTCATCTCTTTCTGTGCACTGGTCAAATCTGTCCCCAGGCGCTTCATGCGCACCTTCTGCTCTGATATGGCCCTATTTGATGCATAGATAAAGTAAATATTAACAGATATAGATATGCAGACCTTGCAtcttaaaaattatattttatctaACCTCCTaggacctggcgtccacatacgtggacattACATTTTTcgttgtctgcaccataatactttggcactttgaattgcgtagtgtatgaatggtgctatacaaataaatttgccttgccttacttAATTCTGTGTAAATGAAGCCTGTTGTGCACAAATTacaagtgcttcatgttcaaagataatatctggttgttatatttattggttccacctaaccccaaatagctagaagaaatctaaaatgcaagccaaaccaaagctcaggtcttaggaggttaaagATATATATAACACAAATCGGCTAACTGGGGCATGTAGGAGTAGGTgtgaatcagtgtgtgtttgtttctatgtgccAGCCCTGTGATAGGCTGGCAGTCTGTCcaagggtgtaccccacctctcgccCAACGTCAGCTGGGATTGTTTCCagccccaccccccaccccagcGCTAACCCTAAATGTAGCAGGATAAGTGGTATGTGAtggatgaataaaacaaacataacgATGTGGACGGATGTAATTGTCAAACCACATATAGTAACTCGTTTCTGTGGAGATTTAGAACCGTATATTCAGTACCCCACATTGGTATTTAGAAATGGCACTTGACAACACACGTATACATAAAGCACCAAGTCAATACTGTAGGAGTCATTCAATATGACTCACTTTTTGGCTTCAGCCTCCATTTGCTCCACCTGTTTCCTCAGGCCTTCATTCTCTTGTGTCACTGCTGCTAGTTGGCTCTGATCAAACTGTAGAGACTGGATttgaagaaaaaccaaaatcCACATTACTATAGAAATATACAAATTATTTACCCCTTTTCTTTACTGTTAAAAACtctgcaaagtaaaaaaaaaaaacaaacaagcagacaaATGATAATACCTGAATCTGAGTTTCTAGCTGATCCCTCTCTTTCTGAATGGCTTGCAGATGGGCCTCCATGTTGCTCATCTGCTCCTGAACTCTCACCACCTCATTCTGAAGCCGGGCCTGCTCCAACtctgctttctgtttctcccCCTGAACGTCCAACAGCTCCTGCTTCAAGTCCTTCACCTCCGCCAACAAACGCTTTTTGGTGGACTTGAGCTCACTGATCAACTGGTCTTTGGAGATGGCATCCCGGCGGTATGCTTCCACCATCACCTGTGAAGTCAATGACATTATGTGTAATGAAAGGTCTGCAtgacaaaataagaaacaaacaaaacactaacaAAGGGAGTATCTTCTCCTTTTGGAGTAGTCTCGCTCCTATTTGACTCAACTGAGTCAGTAAGCTGAATGACATTTCACAGCTTAATGCAGACAGAGTTGCAGGCGCTGCGACAGGATTTGAATCCCACACTCCAAAAATATTACAGGAGACTCACAGGAGAAATGCTGTGATACACAGGATGCTTTATGTTAATTCAGAGCTTTTcagcttttaaatatattaagaTTTATACAGGAACAATGCAGTGTGTTTTAAACTAGTACTTTATCAGCGATGCTACACTCATCACTGACATCCCAGTTATGTAATGACTTCAGATGCAGCAAAGAGACATATTTGTTTGATTATGCCgcgttttattttaattctttacCACCAGAGTTATGGTCATTTCCTTTGATGGATTTTTGTGTACAACCAAAGATGAATGTTAATATGCAAGTCTAAAGATTTTCTACAAAAACTTAAGTCTTGCAAGAGAATTACATAAAATACAATTcaattattttctgtcattctgtcaATTAACTCCACCCTCTTCATGACAGCCTGTCAGTGCAAAATGAGCAGCATTCTCCATGGCTCAATCCACCAAGGCGTGCCAACCAGCACTTTGGGCAATCTTCAGAGATGACAGCCATCTGGCTCCACAATACATCCTCCCACAACAGCCTTAGCCAGCTGGGAGATTCCTGACAAGTGTTTTAGAAATGTATGTCTACATGTTCCACACTTCTGCTTATCTTCTACTAACTTTACCcagtgagagagagctgttttACCTTTTGTTGTTGGAACTGTTCCTTCAGTTTCTGAGCTTGTTTCTTCAGGGAGCTGTTTTCCTGTTGTAACGTTTCAATCTGTAACAAAGAAAAAGCCcaacataataaaatacatgCACAGAGGTGTCCATATAGAGAAAAAAGCCAAATGCAAACATCTGTCTCAGCAGCCACATCTGTCTCATACCTGATTAGCTTTGACCTGGACTTCCTGTCTGAGCTGATCTAAGATGTCAGAGGCCACCAGAACATCCTCTCCAAGCCGCTCAGCACCCTCATCAAGCTGACTCTTATCAGCCCGGGCTGCTTGCAGCGCTACCTCCAGTACAATCTTCTCATTCTGAAGGAACTGTATGTTGTCATCCTTGGTGttgctctctgtctgcagctcagCCAGCTGGGCCTCCAGCTCCAGGTAGCGGGCCTCTAACTGATTGATGGACTGCTCTTTGGTCTGCAGGTTCTCCTGAGTGGTGGTCAGCTGGCGCATCAGCTCCAGATGTTCTTTCTGGAGTGACTGCAGCTGGACATCTTTCTGGGAAAGGGTCAGCTTTACCTAAGAAGGACAGAGTTTGAAAGGCAGTTTAGACCATAACACAATGATGTTTTCTTACCATACAAGGgggaaaacattatttttacattcaacATGACTACCTGCTCTAGCTCCCTTTCCAGGGTGCTGGCTGTGTTAGCCAGTTTTATTAAACGATCACGTTCTTCCTCAAACTCCTCCAGTTTGTGCTGCAGGTCATCTTCCACCATGATCTTTGCATCCTGGATCTGCTTGTAAGCAGCTTCCTGTGTCAGCATGTCGGCCTACACCACACACAGTAAGAGGTTGAAACAATATGCTTAGTTCATTTAAATCAGATCATATCCAACAGTCTATCTACCTATCTGTAAAGCTTGATATGTACAGAGTTTCAACTAGTGCTGTTAATTTATGAAAGCCTGCTTACAacaatcagccataacattatgagcATTGACGGGTGAAGTGAATAACACAAACTGCAGGTCATGTCGGGTTCTCCAGGTCTGCAGTAGTTAGTATCAACCAAAAGTTGACTAAGGACTAACTGTTGCCAGTTCACTGTTAATGAACCAACAACAGGGTCATGGGCACCCAAGTCTCACTGATGATGAGGCTGACATATTGCAGATTGAATTGAACTTTTCATTTATCCTTTGATGAaagattccaatttgtttgaATCTTTATTAAAATGGTTGAAGATGAGAAATACTGCACATTTGTCTGCACATCTCTATTACGAGGAACGTTCAACAGCTCTATTGGTGACGTCACAACTAGAATGTGGGGAGGCGGTTGAATTTgtcgtttaaaaaaaaaaaaaaagtatgctcttcctgacagtaTGACTATGGCAGCAAATGGATTCCTCgaagctgcagagtgacacaggTGCCAACCAACTGCCACgctgactcctgtgtacacagcaTTAGACAGGTAGTCATAATGTTCTGGCTGATCGGTGCATATTTTTAGGTTTCTGGCTAAGTAATAAACTTGATATATTGTTTGTTGCATAAATTGATATGAAGACTCACAACCAGACCTGATGATTGCATATTCAAAGAGGGATGTTGGACAATATACCTCAATACTTTGCAGCTGAACAGCAATGCGCTCTTTTTCTTTGATGGAGCGGTGTTGGGTCTCAGTGAGTTGATGAGACAGTGTCACATTCTCCAGCTTAAGATGTTCCAGCACACCAATCTGTGTCATCTGTCCAGCCtgggaaaagagaaaattacagTTATTAGCATGCCTTGTCTCATTCATGTCACCTGTTGTTTATCAAACCCCACGGCTCAAAGGAATGTAACAACAGCATCAGTCTTACCTGCATGTTGGCCATTTCACTTTGCAGTCGAACTCTTGCCTCCTGGGCCAGTGCTAGCTGCTGCTGGTACCACTGTCTGACCTGCTGGAGTGAGTCAATTTCAGCCTGGGCAGTCTTCAGGCGGCTCTGCAAGGTGCTGCGCTCCAGCTGGACCTGCTGAAGCTGGCTCTGAAGACCAGTCATCTGCTGACGCAACTCTTGAACTGCAAAAGTGTAAAACGATAAACAATTGCTTTAACAATCAAGATGACAGTGACAGCATCTTCTTACACTCAGCTGTCTGAGTCTTAATCACTAACCTGTATTGTCCCTTGAGGTTACAGTGTTTTGCATCTCCTCGACCTTGCCCATTAGCCTATTGTATTGCTCTTCAGCCACCTTCAGGTCATTGCTTAGAGAAGCCAAACTGGCATTCTTTGTCTCAAGACTTCCCTGAAGCTCCACCATGGCCTTTTCTAGCTGGCTGCAGTTCTCTCGCAGTGCGCCTACTTCTGTAGTGAGCACACACTGTTTCTCCTGGCTGACCTGAGCTTCATCCTTCTTAGCCTGCAGCTGAGCATTCATTGTAGCAAGCTGAGCCTGGAGCTCTGTCTTCTCCTTGAGAGCCTAGAGGGCAGGAAGGTGGGGTCAGCACTAACACCCAAATATTCAGAGTATTTTCAATATGGAATCAGTATCTGGGCAGACTGCCCAGATAAGTTAATGGACACCaagttaaattattttattagatGCTGTGACATAAATCAGTACAGACACTTATTGTGGTGTCAGATTATTTATACTTGTATAACTGAACATTAATTAACTGCACATTGTATTTATGAAAACATAGCACATCCTATTAGCAGACTATATATCCATGCcaagataaaaagaaagaagaagcccCCACCATGCTGGCACTTTAGCATCTGATTTGCTAACTGCATTTTAGTTCTTACAAATCATACTGTGGGGAACATAAACTTTCTACTGAATGTTGGCAattcatccaaaaaaaaaaaaaagtcacaccCATGGTGGCTCTAGAGAAAGAATCTGGAAATCATTCATGGCTGGAAGTCATTACTATGCATTGTTAATGAAACACGCAAgactaaaaaaatgtttgggTCTATCTAGTGGAAACAGATATTTCACATAAAAACTTTCTCTGAGACACCAATTGATGCCGTTTAGAGATAAGCTATTTGAAGTTATCAATATAATTTTCCTCACTcaatggctttttttttgtccagaaaagaaaaatgaattataTGATTTTAGAAATGAACACATTATATAACCTGATTGGCCTCAGAAGACAAGGATTCCAGCTGGCCTTCcagtctcattttctctttcagcactTGGAGCATTTCATCATGACCCATCACTGAACTCTCCAAAGACACACTGAAAGACATGTAAATGAACATCAGTGCTAAAATGACTGTAATTCATATAATCAAATTATTGCTTTAAGCAGGCATTATAAGGTTTCTAGAAGGCTCTTCAAtcaaaaaaagccaaatgttgTTTATTACAGTCATTGGTTTTATTGCATTTGTACCCAACAGTGTGAAATACCTGCTGGAGAAACTGTCCCTGCGGCTGCGAGGCTCTGCTGTCCCTTCTtgctcctgctccagctctaGTTGGTGCTGCTCTTCGCTGGCTGCCTGCAGCACCTCCTGCAGGGAGGGGAAGTGACCCATGGCCTCAGGGGCAATCTCCCTCCCATCCACTGTGTACGGCCCTCGTTGCCTTTCCACCGCTGCAGAGAGGATACCATATGTCCCCCTAGCAGACACACTGCTATAGGATGAGCTATCGCTGTCATTTCCGTCATTCCCTGGCCTTATACCTGATTCGCTGCCATCAATTTCTGAGACACTGTCCCCCACTTGGAATGAAGCACCAGGCTGTGCCTCTGGATCACAGGTGTTGCCCTCTGACATCACACTGACCTCAGACAGTGTGGACACTGAGCTAATGGTGGAGTGGAGGGAGGTCATTGTGTTATCTGCTGTCCTTACTCCAATTCCActtccaccacctccacctccaccatcaTTCTCAGGAGACTTGTAGTCAGCCAAGGAGTGGATCTTGGTGGTGCGTGTCGACTTGGACTTCTTCTCCTTGGAAGGAGGAATTCCTAAGCTACCCAATTTGGGACCACGTGGGACACTGGTTCTCAAGAAGGAATACTCCTTGGTCATTGCAACAGTGTTGGCCCGGGGCAGAGCCTCAGGATGTAGCATGAGCTCAGGATCCAGAGTACTGAATGGCCTATTCTTGGGGGCGGTACGATGAGACtagaaaacagaatgaaagaaagggggggaaaagaaaaaaaaaaaaagagaaatcatgATGACCAAATCATTGTTTAGTCATAGCAGTGGCAGACAAATATCAACAGAACAAAGACAACATCCAGAATGTTTAACCAGACTTCATTTGAATGTCCAGAAGCTCTAAAATTTGGTgacatggaaaaataaagtcaaaaataaaagaaacccacaaaaataaaatggagtGTAACTAAGGGATGTATACTGCTAGGGACGTCTACtaaatttgtttattattgccGGAAACATATCTCATcaaaaaacagacagcagaaaAATATGCCAAGGTAACAATGACTAAAAGGATGACAAGTTAAATGttaaactgaatatatttaaGGTTTCAATAAAAATTGTCATGCTGTCCATAAGTTGAAAACAACTCCACCCACTCACCCTCTCCTTATGTCTCTGCACCCTGTACTGTCTGAGCTGCTCCTCCAGGCGTCGGCGAGCCTCCAGGCGGATCTTCTCCTCATTCTCCATGTCCAGCGACGGCTTCTCATTGGCTAAAGGGAAAGTAtgttagagaaagaaaaaaaaaaagttctacATCATCACATACTGCACAAACACTTAATAGCATTAGGTCCCACAAGCCCTGCTGTTACATGACTGTAAAACGGGGAACCCCAACAATGGGCTCTCTATTATATAATGAGTGAGGGCTAACTTCAGTGtcaatatgtgtgtttatggtaaaaagtaaaactatttaGAACCCTGTTCTCAAACAGCAGTGGCAAACAAATTATTCAAATCGGAGTTATGTTAATTTCCAGACAGGAAACATGTTGTTTTGCATAAGTTACAATGATGAGCAAGTCACAAACAGCACCTGGAACATTCATTGTTTTACCAGAAAGCAACAGTAGACCTTTAGAGCAGCTAACAGCCTGGTTTTTGCTGTGCACACTACACCCATTTACCACACTGCATCGCTGTGCATCGTTTACTTGGTTAGTTTatgcacatattttaaaaaaaaaaaaaaaaaaaaaaaaaacttcacctCAGTCGTGaatgtacacactgtacagcTAGCACTGCCCATACTGCAATGAGTTACATGAAAAttataaaacacactgaaatggTCATGTTCATGTGCCATCACAACCAACACAATAGAATCATTCTTGTGCTATACATAGTCTATGTAGGCGTTACAATGTGAATCCAAACAAAAGCACTACATTTGTACcaagctttaaaaaataaataaataaataaatacgtGAATATGGCAACTGTGCAAGACTTTAAAATGGCACAGAAAAGATGACATAACAGCAGGATGAGTTCCAAAACACAGCCATTAGTCTGAACAGTGTAGCAAATGAAACACCCACACTAAAGTCTAATCAAGCAATCCAAAAGCCTGCAGGAGTTACAGAAGGGAAGCAGACTCAAATCAACTAAAAGATAATTCCACTGAATTCTTCCATTGAGATGATAAACAGACAAAAGGGGATAAAACACAATGTGCACACAAgccaaaaaagcaaaacatccCACAGTAAAATGAGGTTAAAAatggggaggtggggggggaTTCACTCCACAGTTTATGCTTACACAATTCAGTCTCCTGCATAGGCATACTGATTCTGAGCGACTGCAATGCATCACCCTTGTGAACCGTGACCTCAGCACTAGCGACCTCAGCCTTCTCTAGCATCATGGGTGGATAAGCAGCCACACCTGGGGAGGGCTCTTGGGTGGTCTTGGAGTTGATAGGGGAGCTGGTACTCTGAGGAGGGGATACCAGAGACGGGGACCCATTTATATGGATGTCCCCCGTTGCACCGACGCCCTCTGCCAGTCCATCTCCATTTTGCATCGCATCTGAGCTGACGGGACCTGAAAAAGAAGGGGGATTGACGCCCTGAGGGTTGTGACAAATAGGCATGATAGGTTCCTGTGAACTGA
This genomic window contains:
- the golga3 gene encoding golgin subfamily A member 3 isoform X3, with the protein product MEMDANRSEDTQMEASGHQEDQVKKPKEAEAHAVQGQTQSIQKGLENTQNSKGDNLHNGPVSSDAMQNGDGLAEGVGATGDIHINGSPSLVSPPQSTSSPINSKTTQEPSPANEKPSLDMENEEKIRLEARRRLEEQLRQYRVQRHKERSHRTAPKNRPFSTLDPELMLHPEALPRANTVAMTKEYSFLRTSVPRGPKLGSLGIPPSKEKKSKSTRTTKIHSLADYKSPENDGGGGGGGSGIGVRTADNTMTSLHSTISSVSTLSEVSVMSEGNTCDPEAQPGASFQVGDSVSEIDGSESGIRPGNDGNDSDSSSYSSVSARGTYGILSAAVERQRGPYTVDGREIAPEAMGHFPSLQEVLQAASEEQHQLELEQEQEGTAEPRSRRDSFSSSVSLESSVMGHDEMLQVLKEKMRLEGQLESLSSEANQALKEKTELQAQLATMNAQLQAKKDEAQVSQEKQCVLTTEVGALRENCSQLEKAMVELQGSLETKNASLASLSNDLKVAEEQYNRLMGKVEEMQNTVTSRDNTVQELRQQMTGLQSQLQQVQLERSTLQSRLKTAQAEIDSLQQVRQWYQQQLALAQEARVRLQSEMANMQAGQMTQIGVLEHLKLENVTLSHQLTETQHRSIKEKERIAVQLQSIEADMLTQEAAYKQIQDAKIMVEDDLQHKLEEFEEERDRLIKLANTASTLERELEQVKLTLSQKDVQLQSLQKEHLELMRQLTTTQENLQTKEQSINQLEARYLELEAQLAELQTESNTKDDNIQFLQNEKIVLEVALQAARADKSQLDEGAERLGEDVLVASDILDQLRQEVQVKANQIETLQQENSSLKKQAQKLKEQFQQQKVMVEAYRRDAISKDQLISELKSTKKRLLAEVKDLKQELLDVQGEKQKAELEQARLQNEVVRVQEQMSNMEAHLQAIQKERDQLETQIQSLQFDQSQLAAVTQENEGLRKQVEQMEAEAKKAISEQKVRMKRLGTDLTSAQKEMKAKHKAYENAVGILSRRLQEALTDKETAEAELVKLKAQVSDGGNSQALQAKIDTLEAELQAVTNSKIMLEKELQEVITLTSTELEEYQEKVLELEDELQESRCFKKRIRKLEDANKKLALELEHEKGKLAGLAQSHNALREHANILESALAKREADLVQLNLQVQAVLKRKEEEDQQMKQVVQTLQLALEKEKTKVKDLKEEVAAAKSEAAHNRRHYRAAMLELSEIKKDLQAKEDLVKALQKEANKLQAQDEQHTQEVSRFQEELAEAHSQLQILQKQLDEELAKRPLTHQEVEDLKWEVEQRQREMDAQKQQVEMMEQCHHRELDNLQTALQNIKVELESVQEELSSTRKDKFMLQAKVGELRNSMKTVLLQNQQLKQDLKQSRLRKQQRMDLKSEGNPSNPVTPVKIPDCPVPASLLDELLKPSTSVNKEPLNNLHNCLRQLKEEMDSLQKQMEEHTVTVHESMSSWTNTEEGLAQVGLQNTISKSSRPLNNMVVENNNDAEQQQS
- the golga3 gene encoding golgin subfamily A member 3 isoform X2, whose product is MEMDANRSEDTQMEASGHQEDQVKKPKEAEAHAVQGQTQSIQKGLENTQNSKGDNLHNGPVSSDAMQNGDGLAEGVGATGDIHINGSPSLVSPPQSTSSPINSKTTQEPSPGVAAYPPMMLEKAEVASAEVTVHKGDALQSLRISMPMQETELSNEKPSLDMENEEKIRLEARRRLEEQLRQYRVQRHKERSHRTAPKNRPFSTLDPELMLHPEALPRANTVAMTKEYSFLRTSVPRGPKLGSLGIPPSKEKKSKSTRTTKIHSLADYKSPENDGGGGGGGSGIGVRTADNTMTSLHSTISSVSTLSEVSVMSEGNTCDPEAQPGASFQVGDSVSEIDGSESGIRPGNDGNDSDSSSYSSVSARGTYGILSAAVERQRGPYTVDGREIAPEAMGHFPSLQEVLQAASEEQHQLELEQEQEGTAEPRSRRDSFSSSVSLESSVMGHDEMLQVLKEKMRLEGQLESLSSEANQALKEKTELQAQLATMNAQLQAKKDEAQVSQEKQCVLTTEVGALRENCSQLEKAMVELQGSLETKNASLASLSNDLKVAEEQYNRLMGKVEEMQNTVTSRDNTVQELRQQMTGLQSQLQQVQLERSTLQSRLKTAQAEIDSLQQVRQWYQQQLALAQEARVRLQSEMANMQAGQMTQIGVLEHLKLENVTLSHQLTETQHRSIKEKERIAVQLQSIEADMLTQEAAYKQIQDAKIMVEDDLQHKLEEFEEERDRLIKLANTASTLERELEQVKLTLSQKDVQLQSLQKEHLELMRQLTTTQENLQTKEQSINQLEARYLELEAQLAELQTESNTKDDNIQFLQNEKIVLEVALQAARADKSQLDEGAERLGEDVLVASDILDQLRQEVQVKANQIETLQQENSSLKKQAQKLKEQFQQQKVMVEAYRRDAISKDQLISELKSTKKRLLAEVKDLKQELLDVQGEKQKAELEQARLQNEVVRVQEQMSNMEAHLQAIQKERDQLETQIQSLQFDQSQLAAVTQENEGLRKQVEQMEAEAKKAISEQKVRMKRLGTDLTSAQKEMKAKHKAYENAVGILSRRLQEALTDKETAEAELVKLKAQVSDGGNSQALQAKIDTLEAELQAVTNSKIMLEKELQEVITLTSTELEEYQEKVLELEDELQESRCFKKRIRKLEDANKKLALELEHEKGKLAGLAQSHNALREHANILESALAKREADLVQLNLQVQAVLKRKEEEDQQMKQVVQTLQLALEKEKTKVKDLKEEVAAAKSEAAHNRRHYRAAMLELSEIKKDLQAKEDLVKALQKEANKLQAQDEQHTQEVSRFQEELAEAHSQLQILQKQLDEELAKRPLTHQEVEDLKWEVEQRQREMDAQKQQVEMMEQCHHRELDNLQTALQNIKVELESVQEELSSTRKDKFMLQAKVGELRNSMKTVLLQNQQLKQDLKQSRLRKQRMDLKSEGNPSNPVTPVKIPDCPVPASLLDELLKPSTSVNKEPLNNLHNCLRQLKEEMDSLQKQMEEHTVTVHESMSSWTNTEEGLAQVGLQNTISKSSRPLNNMVVENNNDAEQQQS